In Spirochaetota bacterium, the genomic stretch CGATAATATCTTCTATGTCACCGACGGTGTCCTCTCTACGCCGTCGTCGTTCCATGGAGCGCTCAAGGGTATTACGCGCATGGTCGTCATAGCGCTCGCGAAAAAACGGGGGATCACCGTGCATGAGACAACGGCCACCCGCTACGACCTGTACACTGCCGATGAATGTTTCCTCACCGGCACCGGGGCCGAGGTCGTGCCTGTCGTGCGCATAGACGCCCGCCAGATCGGCGGCGGGAAACCGGGTGTCATGACCGCATCGCTCATCACGGATTTCCGCGCTCTCGTTGCGACCGACGGGGTCTCGATAGCATGATATGCCAGATATGCGGTGAAGAAGAGGCGGTGCTTCACATACAGGAGATCGTCGGCGATGCCCGTACTGAACTTCATGTCTGCAAGCGCTGTGCCGAAGCAAAAGGGATACTTCGCGATATCGCATCGCTCAATCTTACGCTTTCCGCCACCGTTGCCCCCCCGCGTTCGAAGAAGAAGCCGCGGGCGAAGCTTCGATCGCTTACCTGCTCGCGCTGCGGCACTACCGGCGACGAGTATGTGAAGGACCATCGCGCCGGATGTTCGCATTGCTACACGGACCTTTCGCCGGTGATGAACGGCGTGTTGAAAGAGCTGCATCCCGGCATTACCCATACCGGCCGTGTGCCGAAGGAGCCGGGGAATTCCGCGGCCGAGATAATACGCCTGAAAAGCGAACTGGCGCTCCTCCTCAAACAGGAAGATTATGAACGTGCGGCGACGCTCAGGGACGCGATCGCGGCGCTTTCCCGGACGGAACGCTAGCGATGGCGTTCAGGGAAGCTGCGTCGTGGTGGAACGGCGGGCTTGAGGCTGCGATAGCCGTCTCGACACGGTCGCGCATCGTGCGAAATATCGCGGGGATGCCGTTCCCCTCGCGGCTGAACGCCGACGATCGCGAGGCGGTCGTTTCCATCGCGGGTGAGGCCATTGAAAAGAGCGGTATGTTCGGACCGACGGGCGTACGATGCTCCGTCGCTTCGGTATCGCCCATCGAACGGCGCATCCTTGTGGAACGGACATTGCTCCGATCGTCCGCAGGCGAGGCCGATGTGCATCTCTGGGTGAGCGCGGACGAGACAATCGCGGTCGCGGTGAACGATGATGACCATCTGCGCATCGGAGCGACAACGGCGGGGGCGGATGCCGCCTTCGCGTATCAGCGGACGCTTGAACATGAACGTCTGCTCGAAACGACCATCCCGTTCTCCTTCGATCCGACACATGGTTTCCATGCAACTTCCGCTTCCGATGTGGGCACGGGCCTGCGCCTGTCGGTCATGGTTCATGTGCCGCTCCTTATCTGGGAACAGAAGGCGGCGCTTGAAAAGCTCCTCACGGCCATTGTGCGTTCCGGCGGTGTGATAAGCGGCATGCGCGGGCATAAGAGCCGCTCTATCGGTGATATCATCGAGATCTCGAACCAATCGACGCTCGGCGTGAGCGAACGCGAGATCGTCGACAATGCACGCACGTTCATCCGTAAGATCATCCGTGCGGAGACGAAGGCGCGTGAGGATGCGCTCAAGAAGGACAGGGCGCTCATCGAGGACCGTGTGTGGCGAAGCCTTGCGACGCTGCGTGCGGCGCGGAGCATCACCTACCTCGAAACGACGGCATTTCTGTCGTGGATACGTGTCGGTGCGCATATGGGGATCATATCTGTGCCGATGGCGCTCATCACGATGGCGCTCTTTACGACACAGAAGGCGCATCTCTGCCGTGAGCATGCCGCTCTTGTACCCAAGGCTGGACGGGATATCATACGCGCGGACCGTATGCGCGCGCTGTTCGCCCCCTACGGCGGGTAGGACTCGCCGATATCCATTGACTATGAGGAGCCGCTATGCCGCATGACAGATACTTGACGCCGGAAAAGGTCAGGCGATTGACCGATGAGCTCAGGAAATATATCCATCGCGATCGTGTTCCACTCACCGCGCTTTTCATGAGGAAAGGTGCCGCAGATGAACGTACGCCGCCTGCCTTCGATAAAAGCTGGAAGGAAATGACGCTGCCGTTCCATTGGGGTGAGCGTGATGCGACGGTATGGTTCCATCAGGATGCCGTCATCCCTCGTACGTGGAACGGCGGACTTGTTCGATTGCTGCTCATGCCGTCCGATATGGCCGATCGTGAGATAGCGAACGTGGAATCGCTCATCTTCCTCAACGGGGAGATCATCGGTGCGAGCGACACTTTTCACCGCGAGATCATCGTCTCCGACCGTGCCAGGGGCGGGGAGCGGATATCGATCCATCTGAAGAGCTGGTGCGGGCTCATGCGGCAGTGGGCGTACGACTGGCGGACGCTGCGATTCAGCGACGCGGCGCTTGTGCTCGTCAATAAGAACGCGGAATCCACGGTGCGGATACTTGAGACCATGCTCATGGCGCTCGAACTTTTTGGCAACGATACCTATGAATATAATCACCTCCTGTCCATCGCGAACCGCGCCGTGTCCGGGATACCGTTCGGCGAGACGGGGAAGCGTTTTGATGCGGGCGTTCATGCCATGCTCGTGCGGCTTGAGAAGGACCTTGTCAACAGCGATCCCAATCGTCCGTCGATGATAGCGGTCGGGCATTCGCATCTGGATGTTGCGTGGCTCTGGCGCCTCTCGCATACGCGCGGGAAGGCGGAACGGACGTTCGCCAACGCGGTGAATCTCATGCGCTATTATCCGCAGTACCGTTTTACGCAGAGCCAGCCGCAGCTCTTTCAATTCATCAAAGAGGATGATCCGTCATTGTACGAAGAGGTCTCCCGCCGCGTGAAGGAGGGGCGCATCGAGCCCATCGGCGGCATGTGGGTGGAGGCGGACTGCAATCTCATCTCGGGCGAATCGCTCGTGCGGCAGATGCTTCACGGCCAGCGTTTCTATGAGCGCGAATTCGGGAAACGTTCCGAGGTGCTCTGGCTCCCCGACGTGTTCGGGTATTCGTGGGCGCTGCCGCAGATAATGCGCGGCACCGGACAGAAATATTTCATGACGACGAAAATAACCTGGTCGCAGTACAATCGCCCCGATTACGATACGTTCACCTGGCGCGGCATCGACGGGAGCGAGGTGCTTGCGCATTACGTCACCGGGGCCAGACAGGGGTATAACGGTGAACAGACGCCCTATGACCTCATGAATATCTATCGCTCATACCGTCAGAAGGATATCAACAGCGAACTCTTGACGACGTACGGATACGGCGACGGCGGGGGCGGACCGACGCGTGAAATGCTCGAACGCGGCGCCATCGTGAGCGATATGCCGTTCATGCCGCGCGTCGTTAATGGCTCGGCGCTCGATTTCTTCAAACGCCTTGACAAACGCGTGTCTTCCGATCCGCGCCTGCCCTGCGTGGACGGGGAGCTCTATCTCGAATATCACCGCGGTACGTACACATCGCAGGCGTCCGTGAAGCGTTCCAACCGCATGGCGGAAGTGCTGTTCCAGTCGGCGGAGAAATTATCCGTGCTTGCCATGCTTTCGGGAAAGGCATATCCCGCGGAGGCGCTCCGGAGCGGATGGGAAACGATACTGCTCCATCAATTCCACGATATCATTCCCGGGTCCTCCATCCGCGACGTGTATGCCGATGCGGCGAAGGAATATGAGCGCATCTTCAGCGCGGCGAACGGCATCATAACGGATGCGCTCGTGAAATGCGCCGAGTCACTTTCAATGAAGAAGGGATTCGTCATTTTCAATCCGCTTCCCTGGATACGCAACGATATTGTAACGCTGCCCAGGGAATTGCGCGGTGTGTTCATTCCTGTGCTCAAGCGGGAACAGCCTGCGCAGACGGTGAGCATTCTCGGCGAGAAGCGCACCATCGTGTTCGTCGAGGGGCTGCCGTCGACGGGGATAGCGGCGATCACCGAGGCGAAGGAAAAAAAGAATAAGAAAAAGGTGCCGCCGATGCGGGCGAACGCGGGCGGCTGCGAGAATGCGTTCTTCAAGATACGCTTCGATCGCGAGGGGCATATCGTTTCACTTATCGATAAAAGGAAGGGGCGGGAGATAGTCGCGGACGGCGAAAAGCTCAATGGCCTCACGGCGTTTGAGGACATCCCGGTGAATTTCAATGCATGGGATATCGATCTCTATTACACCGAAAAACCCTATGCGGTGACGACGCGGTCGTTCTCGCTCAAGGAGCGCGGACCCGTGTGCGTTCGATACCGCGCGGAGAAACGCTTCCGCTCGTCGATGATACGGCAGGATATCATCGTGTATGCAGATGTCGACCGCATCGATTTTCATACGGAGATAGACTGGAAGGAGCATCAGACGATACTGAAGACAGCCTTCCCGGTGGCGATACATGCGAATTCCTATACGAGCGAGATACAGTTCGGCGAGATAGAACGAGCGAACAACTGGAACAACAGGATCAACTATGCAAAGTTCGAGACGGTGGCGCATAAGTGGATAGACCTTTCGGAGAACGACTATGGCGTGTCGCTCCTCAACGACTGCAAATACGGCCATGATGTGCTCGGGAATGTCATGCGCATTACGCTCATCAAGTCCGGTGTCGATCCGGACCCGAATGCCGATATCGGCATCCATCGCTTTTCCTATGCGCTCTATCCGCATGAGGGGCATGTGAAGGATTCGCTCACCGTTGAGATGGGGTATCGGTTCAATCA encodes the following:
- a CDS encoding glycoside hydrolase family 38 C-terminal domain-containing protein, which produces MPHDRYLTPEKVRRLTDELRKYIHRDRVPLTALFMRKGAADERTPPAFDKSWKEMTLPFHWGERDATVWFHQDAVIPRTWNGGLVRLLLMPSDMADREIANVESLIFLNGEIIGASDTFHREIIVSDRARGGERISIHLKSWCGLMRQWAYDWRTLRFSDAALVLVNKNAESTVRILETMLMALELFGNDTYEYNHLLSIANRAVSGIPFGETGKRFDAGVHAMLVRLEKDLVNSDPNRPSMIAVGHSHLDVAWLWRLSHTRGKAERTFANAVNLMRYYPQYRFTQSQPQLFQFIKEDDPSLYEEVSRRVKEGRIEPIGGMWVEADCNLISGESLVRQMLHGQRFYEREFGKRSEVLWLPDVFGYSWALPQIMRGTGQKYFMTTKITWSQYNRPDYDTFTWRGIDGSEVLAHYVTGARQGYNGEQTPYDLMNIYRSYRQKDINSELLTTYGYGDGGGGPTREMLERGAIVSDMPFMPRVVNGSALDFFKRLDKRVSSDPRLPCVDGELYLEYHRGTYTSQASVKRSNRMAEVLFQSAEKLSVLAMLSGKAYPAEALRSGWETILLHQFHDIIPGSSIRDVYADAAKEYERIFSAANGIITDALVKCAESLSMKKGFVIFNPLPWIRNDIVTLPRELRGVFIPVLKREQPAQTVSILGEKRTIVFVEGLPSTGIAAITEAKEKKNKKKVPPMRANAGGCENAFFKIRFDREGHIVSLIDKRKGREIVADGEKLNGLTAFEDIPVNFNAWDIDLYYTEKPYAVTTRSFSLKERGPVCVRYRAEKRFRSSMIRQDIIVYADVDRIDFHTEIDWKEHQTILKTAFPVAIHANSYTSEIQFGEIERANNWNNRINYAKFETVAHKWIDLSENDYGVSLLNDCKYGHDVLGNVMRITLIKSGVDPDPNADIGIHRFSYALYPHEGHVKDSLTVEMGYRFNHPLIVRECTGGGDRDSISFIKVYANHTVLDTMKRAEDSDDVIVRFYQSKNVRELVNVVLERETARIEETDMLENAIGAVKPTENGFAFTLEPFKVRTFRITLADDKKSKR